A window from Citrus sinensis cultivar Valencia sweet orange chromosome 5, DVS_A1.0, whole genome shotgun sequence encodes these proteins:
- the LOC102631032 gene encoding transcription factor bHLH145, producing the protein MVCQAASQTRFRALKYEHGIAGRAAIVVRIIACFQPLKFCQAEYFRHLLKPEYLYLKMLGDCCGWMGERCGSWFPQQQFDWKLPYSNYSSAPILSGQNCIPTIMNLGTNNVPTNGKLPVNAYPVQPHSQAAEAIEPHGWFYCLPRFRQAFMPASLSILKEQLPAAPFVNHGETTKTKAGSGCAQKRFLVFDQSGDQTTFMFSSGIGNPVQCLTSWSPKPLGRYNLSPDIQGAKADTNVLSMPNLIDDLDETNGADLQSEMHEDTEELNALLYSDDDGDYTDDDEDDEVTSTGHSPSTMTAHEKQDWFDGSTEEVASSAGPIKKRKLFDGVYDDVPLPVPSSSVKCNLHLDDEDDAESSCANSENPGSDEFGSVSTNKRMRKEKIRETVSVLRSIIPDGEGKDAMLVLDEAIDYLKSLRLKAKALGLDSL; encoded by the exons ATGGTGTGCCAAGCAGCAAGCCAAACAAGATTCCGGGCATTGAAATACGAACATGGAATTGCAGGGAGGGCTGCCATAGTTGTTAGAATCATAGCATGCTTTCAACCTCTTAAGTTCTGTCAG GCTGAATATTTCCGTCATTTGCTTAAACCT GAGTATCTCTATCTTAAAATGCTAGGTGATTGTTGTGGTTGGATGGGAGAACGCTGTGGATCCTGGTTTCCTCAGCAGCAATTTGATTGGAAATTGCCCTATTCGAATTATTCTAGTGCTCCAATTCTCTCAGGGCAAAATTGCATTCCTACAATTATGAATCTTGGAACTAATAACGTCCCAACAAATGGAAAACTGCCAGTTAATGCATATCCTGTGCAACCTCACTCACAGGCTGCCGAAGCAATTGAACCTCATGGTTGGTTTTATTGTTTGCCTCGCTTCAGACAGGCCTTTATGCCTGCTTCACTCTCTATTTTGAAAGAGCAATTACCTGCTGCCCCATTTGTGAATCATGGTGAGACTACCAAAACGAAGGCAGGATCTGGGTGTGCTCAGAAGagatttcttgtttttgatCAATCCGGAGATCAAACGACTTTCATGTTTAGCTCTGGAATTGGAAATCCTGTCCAATGCTTGACTTCTTGGAGTCCAAAGCCACTTGGTAGGTATAATTTGAGTCCTGACATTCAAGGAGCTAAAGCAGATACAAATGTACTCTCCATGccaaatttaattgatgacTTAGATGAAACTAATGGGGCTGATCTGCAAAGTGAAATGCATGAGGACACTGAAGAACTCAATGCACTACTGTACtcagatgatgatggtgattacactgatgatgatgaggatgatgaaGTTACGAGCACTGGTCATTCCCCTAGTACAATGACAGCTCATGAGAAGCAAGATTGGTTTGATGGGAGCACAGAAGAGGTTGCTAGCTCAGCTGGACCTATCAAGAAGCGAAAGCTTTTTGATGGAGTTTATGATGATGTGCCCTTGCCCGTCCCTTCTAGTTCTGTCAAATGTAATTTACACCTTGACGATGAGGATGATGCAGAATCTAGTTGTGCCAACAGTGAGAATCCTGGGTCAGATGAATTTGGTTCTGTATCAACCAACAAGAGAATGAGAAAGGAGAAAATACGGGAAACGGTGAGTGTTCTCCGGAGTATTATTCCTGATGGAGAAGGCAAGGATGCCATGTTGGTTCTCGATGAAGCTATTGATTACTTGAAATCCCTGAGGCTTAAAGCCAAAGCTTTGGGACTTGATTCTCTATGA